In Synergistaceae bacterium, a single window of DNA contains:
- the radA gene encoding DNA repair protein RadA gives MANLQITKYICSECGHVTTTKTGKCPACNSWGTLEAVQESKTSSNTRINSRNVKIINALEVKAPERILTGIDELDRVLGGGLVPGGVALIGGQPGIGKSTLLLQAAGSVAKNYNRPVLYISGEESDAQVALRAKRLNTESENLYLYSGSDLEDALNNLSDNNFAFFVLDSVQAMSINNDSGWPGTVTQVRGVAQRVIDSAREKNIPAVLIGHITKDGKIAGPMMLEHMVDTVLNFSGEGYSSYRMLRAVKNRYGSTDELGIFEMREDGLIPVKDKSGLYWNRDDSAVPGVAMTIALEGNTPLAAEIQTLAARTVFPYPRRTSRGIELNRFQLLTAVIERRCNIAVNAHDLYINVAGGFTLQDPSADLPACAAIASALKNVSLQAGTCWLGEVGLAGEIRPVTRIELRLKEAARLGFHAAVVSSREKIKFTGIKLIRVSHIDEALAGLLIPSR, from the coding sequence ATGGCTAATTTACAAATCACAAAATATATTTGTTCAGAATGCGGGCATGTAACAACAACGAAAACGGGCAAATGTCCGGCCTGTAATTCATGGGGGACTCTTGAGGCAGTGCAGGAGTCTAAAACTAGCAGCAATACACGCATAAATTCCCGCAACGTCAAAATAATTAACGCACTCGAAGTAAAAGCTCCTGAAAGAATCTTAACGGGAATTGACGAACTTGATCGAGTCTTAGGCGGAGGACTCGTTCCGGGCGGAGTAGCTTTAATCGGAGGTCAACCCGGTATAGGCAAATCTACGCTATTACTTCAGGCGGCCGGGAGTGTCGCAAAAAATTATAACCGTCCAGTTTTATATATTTCAGGTGAGGAGTCAGATGCTCAAGTTGCTTTGCGTGCTAAGAGGCTCAATACTGAATCAGAAAATTTATATTTATATTCAGGTTCGGACTTAGAAGACGCGTTAAATAATCTTAGTGATAATAATTTTGCGTTTTTCGTGCTTGACAGCGTTCAGGCAATGAGCATAAATAATGATTCGGGCTGGCCGGGTACAGTAACACAAGTAAGGGGAGTAGCTCAAAGAGTTATAGACTCGGCTCGTGAAAAAAATATCCCCGCTGTATTAATCGGACATATCACTAAAGACGGCAAAATCGCGGGCCCTATGATGTTGGAGCACATGGTCGACACAGTATTAAATTTTTCCGGTGAAGGTTATTCGTCATATAGAATGCTTAGAGCCGTTAAAAATCGTTATGGAAGCACCGACGAACTCGGAATATTTGAGATGAGAGAGGACGGCCTAATACCTGTTAAAGATAAAAGCGGGCTTTACTGGAATCGCGACGACTCAGCAGTCCCCGGTGTAGCGATGACTATAGCACTTGAAGGAAATACGCCCCTTGCTGCAGAGATTCAAACTTTGGCGGCTCGTACTGTATTCCCATATCCGCGGCGAACTTCACGAGGGATCGAATTAAATAGATTCCAGCTTTTGACAGCAGTAATAGAGAGACGCTGTAATATTGCCGTGAATGCTCATGATTTATATATAAACGTTGCTGGAGGATTCACGTTACAAGATCCCTCGGCTGATTTACCGGCGTGTGCTGCTATAGCGTCGGCATTAAAAAATGTCTCTCTTCAGGCGGGAACATGCTGGCTCGGAGAAGTGGGACTCGCGGGAGAAATTCGGCCAGTTACAAGAATTGAATTAAGACTGAAGGAGGCTGCGAGACTCGGATTTCATGCTGCTGTAGTGAGTTCACGCGAAAAAATTAAATTCACAGGCATTAAATTAATTCGAGTCTCACACATTGATGAGGCTTTAGCAGGTCTATTAATTCCATCCCGTTGA
- a CDS encoding desulfoferrodoxin, producing the protein MEKFNVFKCAKCGNIVEVMHVGGGTLSCCGEPMKLLSENTTDAAQEKHVPVLDDKKVKVGSVAHPMQEDHYIEWVEIISGDRVARCFLKPGEEPAAEFCCAKPGVIMREYCNKHGLWKANA; encoded by the coding sequence ATGGAAAAATTTAACGTCTTTAAGTGTGCTAAGTGCGGCAATATCGTTGAAGTCATGCATGTCGGCGGGGGGACTCTTTCATGCTGCGGCGAACCCATGAAACTTTTAAGCGAGAATACAACAGACGCAGCTCAGGAAAAACACGTCCCAGTTCTTGATGACAAGAAAGTAAAAGTCGGCAGTGTCGCTCACCCTATGCAGGAAGATCATTATATTGAGTGGGTCGAGATAATTTCAGGTGATAGAGTCGCAAGATGTTTCTTGAAGCCCGGAGAAGAGCCGGCCGCTGAATTCTGCTGCGCAAAACCAGGTGTAATTATGCGCGAATATTGCAATAAGCACGGACTTTGGAAGGCAAACGCCTAA
- a CDS encoding ferritin: protein MRDAINEQIKAEFDSAYIYLAMSAYFEDCGLSGMAHWMRKQYKEEIEHAEKFMNYLYERGERVIIPEIAKPKESYTDALEAFKTSYNHEQYVTSRIYKLVDLAVSEKDYATQSMLKWFVDEQMEEEDNTSSIVNKIEFLGGDKHSIYLVDRELSAR, encoded by the coding sequence ATGAGAGACGCTATTAACGAGCAGATAAAGGCAGAATTTGACTCGGCTTATATTTATTTGGCTATGTCGGCATATTTTGAGGATTGCGGGCTGTCTGGTATGGCTCATTGGATGCGAAAACAGTACAAAGAAGAAATCGAACACGCAGAAAAATTCATGAATTATCTTTATGAGCGCGGCGAACGTGTAATTATTCCTGAAATCGCAAAACCTAAAGAGTCATATACTGACGCGCTGGAAGCCTTCAAGACTTCATATAATCATGAACAATATGTAACGTCAAGAATTTATAAACTCGTGGACTTGGCCGTCTCAGAAAAAGATTATGCGACTCAGTCAATGCTTAAATGGTTCGTCGACGAGCAAATGGAAGAAGAAGACAACACAAGCAGCATAGTTAATAAAATTGAGTTCTTAGGCGGGGACAAGCACAGCATTTATCTTGTTGACCGCGAATTATCTGCACGTTAA
- a CDS encoding TIGR02757 family protein, protein MLTANYLHVNAKIFQGSNKNCFPVLIIIIMLNTEDLRAFLEGLYYVYARRELINPDPLYFLYNYKDVRDLEIVGLIASSLAYGRVAQIMKSVDKILSCLTESPRKFLLDNKIYNIVPDSFKHRFTTSEDINNLLNNIANIIKQYDSLENFLRECLKDSNYNLFPALDIFSGRLSQNKKEGAFSLVTSPKDGSACKRLFLFLKWLVRCDDVDPGGWEVIKPRDLIVPTDTHMYNISRKLGFTTRKQADLKTAQEITEGFKKICPDDPAKYDFVLTRFGIRAGLNRDNLL, encoded by the coding sequence TTGTTGACCGCGAATTATCTGCACGTTAATGCGAAAATTTTTCAGGGGAGTAACAAAAATTGCTTCCCTGTTTTAATAATAATTATCATGCTCAACACTGAAGATTTAAGGGCTTTTCTTGAAGGTTTATATTATGTCTATGCACGCAGGGAATTAATTAATCCTGACCCGTTATATTTTCTCTATAATTATAAAGATGTCCGCGATTTAGAAATTGTAGGGCTTATAGCGTCGTCGCTTGCTTATGGGCGGGTCGCTCAAATTATGAAAAGTGTAGATAAAATTTTGTCCTGCCTCACTGAATCGCCCCGAAAATTTTTACTTGATAATAAAATTTATAATATAGTCCCTGACTCATTTAAGCACAGATTCACGACTTCAGAAGATATTAATAATTTATTGAATAATATCGCAAATATCATAAAGCAATATGACTCGCTTGAAAATTTTTTGCGTGAATGTCTGAAAGATTCAAATTATAATTTATTCCCGGCACTTGATATTTTTTCGGGCAGACTCTCACAAAACAAGAAAGAGGGCGCGTTTTCTCTAGTTACTTCACCTAAAGACGGCAGCGCGTGTAAAAGACTATTTTTATTTCTTAAGTGGCTAGTCAGGTGTGATGACGTTGACCCGGGGGGCTGGGAAGTTATAAAGCCTCGTGATTTAATAGTTCCTACTGATACACACATGTATAATATCTCGCGCAAATTAGGATTCACGACAAGAAAACAGGCAGATTTGAAGACAGCGCAGGAAATTACAGAAGGTTTCAAGAAAATTTGCCCCGATGACCCCGCAAAATATGATTTTGTCTTGACTCGTTTCGGAATCAGAGCCGGACTCAATCGAGATAATTTATTATAA
- a CDS encoding redoxin family protein, protein MSMRRKIIQLYSALLFNAHLRGFIDGEIYRGNIKFACVPGLNCYSCPGAVGACPLGALQNALGSINHKIGWYILGIIALYGVILGRSICGWLCPIGLIQELLHKIPTYKIYKSRFTRLLSYLKYIILAGLVIIMPLFYAIYHDMPLPGFCKYICPAGTLGAVSLLSNPVNDNLFNMLGIFFTSKFIIMIILALACIFCYRTFCRFICPLGALYGLFNKFNIIGVKVNNSCVNCGACVKFCKMDVRFAGDHECINCGECAKICPQKAISFKFGNYESGKYFNRLLWVIALIILCASLVYFNTQKINNNISLGHEVGQKLENFTIKCLDGSEFNLSDNLGKVIIINLWATYCAPCVKELPYFDALYRDHKENIIVLAVHSSLITDDPAEFLAKKDFAIKFAVDSENNLIWQIVGGSSTLPQTVIINHNGEIIYNKVGSITPEILSALYEKANL, encoded by the coding sequence TTGACGGCGAAATTTATCGGGGTAATATAAAATTTGCGTGCGTTCCCGGGTTAAACTGCTATTCTTGTCCCGGTGCTGTTGGAGCTTGTCCCTTAGGAGCTTTACAGAATGCGCTAGGCTCAATAAATCACAAAATAGGCTGGTATATACTGGGAATAATTGCGCTTTACGGTGTAATACTTGGCCGGAGTATATGCGGGTGGCTTTGTCCGATCGGATTGATTCAAGAATTGCTGCATAAGATTCCGACTTATAAAATTTATAAATCAAGATTTACGCGTTTACTCTCATATTTAAAATATATAATTCTAGCTGGACTCGTTATAATAATGCCGTTATTTTATGCGATTTATCATGATATGCCGCTGCCCGGTTTCTGCAAATATATTTGTCCGGCGGGTACACTGGGAGCTGTGAGTCTTCTATCTAATCCTGTGAATGATAATTTATTCAATATGCTGGGAATATTTTTCACGAGTAAATTTATAATCATGATAATTCTTGCGCTGGCGTGTATATTTTGCTACAGAACTTTTTGCAGGTTTATATGTCCACTGGGTGCGCTTTATGGACTGTTTAACAAATTTAATATAATCGGCGTGAAAGTAAATAATTCATGCGTTAATTGCGGGGCTTGCGTGAAATTTTGCAAAATGGACGTTCGTTTTGCCGGTGATCATGAGTGCATCAACTGCGGAGAATGTGCTAAAATCTGCCCTCAGAAAGCAATATCTTTTAAGTTCGGGAATTATGAATCCGGAAAATATTTTAATCGCTTATTATGGGTTATTGCGTTGATTATATTATGCGCGAGTCTCGTTTACTTTAATACGCAAAAAATTAATAATAATATTTCACTCGGTCATGAGGTCGGGCAGAAACTAGAGAATTTCACTATAAAATGTCTTGACGGAAGCGAATTTAATTTATCTGACAATCTCGGCAAAGTAATAATTATAAATTTATGGGCCACTTACTGCGCGCCTTGTGTTAAAGAATTGCCGTATTTTGACGCACTTTATCGCGATCACAAAGAAAATATTATAGTTCTTGCTGTTCACTCATCACTAATAACTGACGACCCGGCGGAGTTTCTCGCAAAAAAGGATTTCGCTATAAAATTTGCAGTTGACTCAGAAAATAATTTAATTTGGCAAATAGTAGGAGGCTCTTCAACACTGCCGCAAACTGTGATAATAAATCATAACGGCGAAATTATTTATAACAAAGTCGGTTCAATAACTCCTGAAATATTATCAGCTTTATACGAGAAGGCGAATTTATAA